A stretch of Chloroflexota bacterium DNA encodes these proteins:
- a CDS encoding CHAT domain-containing protein, whose translation MAKRPQAAGRAGGPHAPSPAGGPHPPTPSPTRRGGDGPADRPIRTRSGSRRGILSPLPRPHTFVDFPSSPLPQPAIPTPACVAPGQSVQDAEALHAQRYQQWTATAASIDKLNRSNPCLGLETASSWLTQERAADCAEGIARAMRSHAHALRFLGQYDDAIQQYEEAESRFDALGLPAETARTQVGHVTALRYKGRYDDAVTLAQDSRAFFLERGDDLSAAKQSLNLGTLYRPMGRLRDAARAYRDARNEFRRLGERSFLADVEQNLGNVLVDLGQYEEALSHLRAAERIRRQLGLQTEVALTLMNIGILSYRRGDYGRALQALTESGQIYESLGVDRGARLVDLEMLPACIALNLREESSAAAERAIEGLRRLSMPFELGQALLWAGRLAEAAGDVDLARAHTAEARAIFGEMGNRLWEDSARLQEAGLLTRTATLAPESVNADELLQHLDGCRAATGSLEGAGALDRAAFGLLVEGAVLALLGDLEQATACYERARDAASTLNADHLLFQAHEALGALLESASPAEAAESYRKAVEHLEAVRSRAVAAELKVAFLTDKADVYERLVGLLVREPSPESVAEAYRYVERSKSRALLDDVLAGASGPARSRRTKASRLAQRVRDLRTQLSAAYLAAYEGNVAPTGDALAQSPRSGTGDSIADLEAALARAARQLELAGGSERPAAGNGGHVDQVALAETPLPENHVLIEYYSVGQELVAFVRRGAEVELRPVAPLDEAEALVDKLSFQIGKCALGTGYVMSKLEMLRKGIDRCLNQLYTLIVGPVEDLLREGDSLIVVPHGALHGLPFHAFHDGAGYLIDRYAITVAPSAAVLHVCRGVARPIGDRAMVVGIDDPSLPSVPEEVAAVSATWDSAKVAQGPRATSRVLKRHAGTFDVLHLATHGVFRADNPGFSSIKLADAWLTVKDLAEVARGAQLVTLSACETGVSGITAGDEVMGLTRGLLSAGCASVVASLWTVSDESTARLMGRFYGSLRDGAPPAEALRTAMLAIREQYNHPYFWAPFVVVGDGLTSGR comes from the coding sequence ATGGCAAAGAGACCTCAGGCTGCCGGCCGGGCGGGCGGACCTCACGCCCCCAGCCCCGCGGGCGGACCTCACCCCCCGACCCCCTCTCCGACGCGGAGAGGGGGAGATGGCCCGGCGGACCGCCCGATCCGGACGCGCTCGGGCAGCCGGCGCGGCATCCTCAGTCCACTGCCTCGGCCGCACACCTTTGTCGATTTTCCGAGCAGCCCGCTGCCGCAGCCGGCCATCCCGACGCCGGCCTGCGTGGCGCCCGGGCAGTCCGTACAGGACGCCGAAGCGCTGCACGCCCAGCGCTACCAGCAGTGGACCGCGACGGCCGCCTCGATCGACAAGCTCAACCGCAGCAACCCGTGCCTCGGGCTGGAGACGGCCTCATCCTGGCTGACCCAGGAGCGGGCCGCCGACTGCGCCGAAGGCATCGCCCGGGCGATGCGCTCGCACGCGCACGCCCTGCGCTTTCTGGGCCAGTACGACGACGCCATCCAGCAGTACGAAGAGGCCGAGTCACGCTTCGACGCGCTCGGGCTGCCCGCCGAGACCGCGCGGACCCAGGTCGGGCACGTCACGGCCCTGCGCTACAAGGGCCGGTACGACGACGCCGTCACGCTGGCCCAGGACAGCCGCGCCTTCTTCCTGGAGCGCGGCGACGACCTCTCGGCGGCCAAGCAGTCGCTGAACCTCGGGACGCTCTACCGCCCGATGGGCCGCCTGCGCGACGCCGCCCGCGCCTACCGCGACGCCCGCAACGAGTTCCGCCGCCTGGGCGAGCGCTCGTTCCTGGCGGACGTCGAGCAGAACCTCGGCAATGTGCTGGTCGATCTCGGGCAGTATGAGGAGGCGCTGAGCCACCTGCGGGCCGCCGAGCGCATCCGCCGGCAGCTCGGTCTCCAGACCGAGGTCGCGCTGACGCTGATGAACATCGGCATCCTCTCGTATCGGCGTGGCGACTACGGCCGGGCGCTCCAGGCGCTGACCGAGTCCGGCCAGATCTACGAGAGCCTGGGCGTCGACCGGGGCGCCCGGCTGGTCGACCTTGAGATGCTGCCGGCCTGCATCGCGCTGAACCTCCGCGAGGAGTCCAGCGCGGCGGCCGAGCGGGCCATCGAGGGGCTGCGGCGGCTGAGCATGCCGTTCGAGCTGGGGCAGGCGCTGCTCTGGGCTGGGCGGCTGGCCGAGGCGGCCGGCGACGTGGATCTCGCCCGGGCGCACACCGCTGAGGCCCGCGCCATCTTCGGCGAGATGGGCAACCGTCTCTGGGAAGACTCGGCGCGGCTCCAGGAGGCCGGCCTGCTGACGCGGACAGCCACGCTGGCCCCGGAATCCGTGAACGCCGACGAATTGTTGCAGCACCTCGACGGGTGCCGCGCCGCGACCGGCTCGCTCGAAGGGGCCGGCGCGCTCGACCGTGCGGCCTTCGGCCTGCTGGTCGAGGGGGCAGTGCTGGCGCTGCTCGGGGATCTGGAGCAGGCCACCGCCTGCTACGAGCGCGCCCGCGACGCCGCCAGCACCCTCAACGCCGATCACCTGCTGTTCCAGGCGCACGAGGCGCTCGGGGCGCTGCTCGAGTCCGCCTCGCCGGCCGAGGCCGCCGAAAGCTACCGCAAGGCCGTCGAGCACCTGGAAGCCGTCCGCTCGCGGGCCGTGGCCGCCGAGCTGAAAGTCGCCTTCCTGACCGACAAGGCTGACGTCTACGAGCGGCTGGTCGGGCTGCTGGTGCGCGAGCCGTCGCCGGAGTCCGTGGCCGAGGCGTACCGGTACGTCGAGCGGTCGAAGTCGCGGGCGCTGCTGGACGACGTGCTGGCCGGCGCAAGCGGACCGGCCAGGTCGCGGCGCACGAAAGCGTCGCGGCTGGCCCAGCGGGTCCGCGACCTCCGCACCCAGTTGAGCGCGGCCTACCTCGCGGCCTACGAAGGGAACGTGGCCCCGACCGGCGACGCCCTGGCGCAGTCGCCCAGGTCCGGCACCGGCGACTCGATTGCCGACCTCGAGGCGGCCCTGGCGCGGGCGGCTCGGCAGCTCGAGCTGGCCGGCGGCAGCGAGCGGCCGGCGGCCGGCAACGGGGGGCACGTCGATCAGGTGGCGCTGGCCGAGACGCCCCTCCCAGAGAACCATGTCCTGATCGAGTACTACAGCGTCGGGCAGGAGCTGGTGGCGTTCGTGCGGCGCGGCGCGGAGGTCGAGCTGCGGCCGGTCGCGCCACTCGACGAGGCCGAAGCGCTGGTGGACAAGCTCAGCTTCCAGATCGGCAAGTGCGCGCTCGGCACCGGGTACGTGATGAGCAAGCTCGAGATGCTGCGAAAGGGCATCGACCGCTGCCTCAATCAGCTTTACACCCTGATCGTCGGCCCGGTCGAAGACCTCCTGCGCGAGGGCGACTCGCTGATCGTGGTGCCGCACGGGGCGCTGCACGGCCTGCCGTTCCACGCCTTCCACGACGGCGCGGGCTACCTGATCGACCGGTACGCCATCACCGTCGCGCCGAGCGCCGCCGTGCTGCACGTCTGCCGGGGCGTGGCACGCCCCATCGGCGACCGGGCGATGGTCGTCGGGATCGACGATCCGAGCCTGCCGTCCGTCCCCGAAGAGGTTGCGGCCGTCAGTGCAACCTGGGATTCGGCGAAGGTGGCCCAGGGGCCGCGCGCGACATCCAGGGTACTCAAGCGGCACGCCGGAACCTTCGACGTGCTCCACCTGGCGACGCACGGCGTCTTCCGCGCCGACAACCCCGGCTTCTCCTCGATCAAGCTGGCGGACGCCTGGCTGACGGTCAAGGATCTGGCCGAGGTGGCGCGGGGCGCGCAACTGGTGACGCTCTCGGCCTGCGAGACGGGCGTGAGCGGCATCACGGCCGGTGACGAGGTGATGGGCCTGACGAGAGGATTGCTGAGCGCCGGCTGCGCCTCGGTGGTCGCCAGCCTCTGGACGGTGAGCGACGAGAGCACGGCCCGCCTGATGGGGCGGTTCTACGGCAGCCTGCGCGACGGCGCGCCGCCAGCCGAGGCATTGCGGACGGCGATGCTGGCGATCCGCGAGCAGTACAACCATCCGTACTTCTGGGCGCCGTTCGTGGTGGTGGGCGACGGCCTGACCAGCGGACGATAG
- a CDS encoding S9 family peptidase — translation MYRLDQFLSARSAFGPRFSQDGTRLFFLSDLTGAPGLWSVRLDAEGRWPEPVGVSFDRVTGAWPGPGSERLVVAADVGGNERTQLSLIERPGVTPRLLTHMPDAIHQFGGWHPNGRQIAYASNERNARFFDAYLLDVETGERRHVFPGEGQEEGAYYACGVSPDGARLLLQEAGSAWEHAVYVLELASGVARRLTAGHTPAAPTPARYRQLAWGADSRTAYCVTDQGRDFLGLAALDTDTGSLRWLACPDWDIDDVAVAPDGSKIAYQINVDGYSEVWVHEMATGQETAIPIPTGQAYEPYKWLPTFSWSPDGRQLAFTFSAADRPASLYVATPETVQTDGAPRRVTDTWAGGLDLDRLAPAELVHYPTFDGREIPAFVYRPHEHTADGTAPALFYMHGGPESQIRTMYNGVIQYFVHRGFVVVAPNVRGSLGYGTPYVHLDDVALRPDSVRDLAEAARWAARAGLAHPRRLAVMGASYGGYMVLAALTENPELWAAGVDIVGIANFVTFLENTGPWRRHHREVEYGSLAHDRAVLEAISPIHKADRIVAPLMVIHGANDPRVPIHEAEQIVQTLKSRGRTVEYLRYEDEGHGLAKLKNRLTAYPQVADFLERHLALTPADVEASGPAVPPSSLTLSTAAPVTSPTVV, via the coding sequence ATGTATCGACTTGATCAGTTTCTCAGCGCGCGCTCGGCCTTCGGGCCGCGCTTCAGCCAGGACGGCACACGGCTGTTCTTCCTGTCCGACCTGACTGGTGCGCCTGGCCTGTGGTCCGTCCGACTCGACGCTGAAGGGCGCTGGCCGGAGCCGGTCGGCGTCTCGTTCGACCGGGTGACGGGCGCCTGGCCCGGCCCCGGCTCCGAGCGACTGGTCGTGGCCGCCGACGTGGGCGGCAACGAGCGCACCCAGCTCTCACTGATCGAGCGGCCCGGCGTGACGCCGCGCCTGCTCACCCACATGCCCGACGCGATCCACCAGTTCGGCGGGTGGCACCCGAACGGGCGGCAGATCGCCTACGCCTCCAACGAGCGCAACGCCCGCTTCTTCGACGCCTACCTGCTGGACGTTGAAACGGGCGAGCGCCGCCACGTCTTCCCCGGCGAGGGCCAGGAAGAGGGCGCCTACTACGCCTGCGGCGTCTCGCCAGATGGCGCGCGGCTGCTGCTCCAGGAGGCCGGCTCGGCCTGGGAGCACGCGGTGTACGTCCTTGAACTGGCGAGCGGCGTGGCCCGCCGCCTGACGGCCGGCCACACCCCGGCCGCACCCACCCCGGCCCGTTACCGCCAGCTTGCCTGGGGCGCGGACAGCCGGACCGCCTACTGCGTCACGGACCAGGGGCGCGACTTCCTGGGGCTGGCCGCCCTCGACACGGACACGGGCAGCCTCCGCTGGCTGGCCTGCCCGGACTGGGACATCGACGACGTCGCCGTCGCTCCGGACGGGAGCAAGATCGCCTATCAGATCAACGTGGACGGCTACTCCGAGGTCTGGGTCCACGAGATGGCGACCGGCCAGGAGACGGCCATCCCGATCCCGACTGGGCAGGCCTACGAGCCGTACAAGTGGCTGCCAACGTTCTCCTGGTCGCCGGACGGCCGGCAGCTGGCATTCACCTTCTCGGCGGCGGACCGGCCGGCCAGCCTCTACGTTGCCACGCCCGAGACGGTGCAGACCGACGGTGCGCCGCGCCGGGTGACGGACACCTGGGCCGGCGGCCTCGACCTGGACCGCCTGGCCCCGGCCGAGTTGGTCCACTACCCGACGTTCGACGGCCGCGAGATCCCGGCCTTCGTCTACCGGCCGCACGAACACACGGCGGACGGCACGGCCCCGGCCCTCTTCTACATGCACGGCGGCCCGGAGTCGCAGATTCGGACGATGTATAACGGCGTCATCCAGTACTTCGTCCACCGGGGCTTTGTGGTGGTTGCGCCGAACGTGCGCGGCAGTCTCGGCTACGGGACGCCGTACGTCCACCTGGACGACGTCGCGCTACGCCCAGACTCCGTCCGCGATCTCGCAGAGGCGGCGCGCTGGGCGGCCCGGGCCGGGCTGGCCCATCCGCGGCGGCTCGCGGTGATGGGCGCGAGCTACGGCGGCTACATGGTGCTGGCGGCTCTCACCGAGAACCCGGAGTTGTGGGCGGCTGGCGTGGACATCGTCGGCATCGCCAACTTCGTGACGTTCCTGGAGAACACCGGCCCGTGGCGGCGGCATCATCGGGAGGTCGAGTACGGCTCGCTGGCCCACGACCGCGCCGTGCTGGAAGCGATCTCCCCGATCCACAAGGCAGACAGGATCGTCGCGCCGCTGATGGTGATCCACGGGGCGAACGATCCGCGCGTCCCGATCCACGAGGCCGAGCAGATCGTCCAGACGCTCAAGTCGCGCGGGCGGACGGTGGAGTACCTGCGCTACGAGGACGAGGGGCACGGGCTGGCGAAGCTGAAGAATCGGCTGACAGCCTACCCTCAGGTGGCGGACTTCCTGGAGCGCCACCTCGCACTGACGCCGGCCGACGTCGAGGCGAGCGGCCCGGCTGTGCCACCGTCCTCGCTCACCCTGTCCACTGCTGCACCGGTAACCAGCCCGACAGTGGTGTAG
- a CDS encoding EAL domain-containing protein: MIQTVRDIGVGGGSASVAIEPPRALADTLTTGAQVGWQTFDVLHDLAGLVMLALVVLATLMALRSVRARRAATTAASKLTALEEYSKARRQHEERFRSLVLNTSDVITILSVHGGIAFHSPSASRIWGYSADALKNASLYTLVHAEDVEIARDLLAQALTRPRLSMAAEMRLRLADESWCYFEVVATNLLRDPRVNGIVTTFRDITERKEFEQALRYQAFHDSLTDLPNRTLFVDRVERAMARAQAAGQEGGVAVMFLDLDNFKVINDSLGHAVGDQLLNTLAERIKECLRHEDTLARLSGDEFAILIEDVWTEDGARRLAERIQEQMVSPFILNRREVFASLSIGIVVSGPSHSRPDDLLRDADLAMYRAKANGKARSEVFDHTMNAQASERLALETALRRAIERQELRVYYQPLVRIDTAAVVGFEALVRWQHPDRGLISPAEFIPLAEETGMIVPIGAWVLEEACRQVQVWQEERCNGRGLLLSVNVSARQFQSPDLVETVAWVLEETGFNPTHLKLELTESMMMHDVERTIQRLDELKGLSIQLVVDDFGTGYSSLAYLRRFPISVLKVDKSFIWRLGTDPGDDAIVRSIVTLAGDLGMQVVAEGIETAEQLEALRALQCDYGQGYYFSPPVPSHLAETFVTPSAGILLPVPLAPRTATAASENAAAEDLAS, translated from the coding sequence GTGATACAGACCGTGCGCGACATTGGCGTCGGTGGTGGTAGCGCAAGCGTGGCCATCGAGCCGCCGCGTGCCCTGGCCGACACGCTGACCACGGGCGCACAGGTGGGCTGGCAGACATTCGACGTGCTGCACGACCTGGCTGGCCTCGTCATGCTGGCGCTCGTCGTGCTGGCGACCCTGATGGCGTTGCGGTCCGTGCGCGCGCGCCGCGCCGCGACAACCGCTGCATCCAAGCTGACGGCCCTCGAAGAGTACAGCAAGGCCCGCCGCCAGCATGAGGAGCGCTTCCGCTCGCTGGTGCTCAACACCTCGGACGTCATCACCATCCTGAGCGTGCACGGCGGCATCGCCTTCCACAGCCCGTCTGCCAGCCGCATCTGGGGCTACTCGGCGGACGCGCTGAAGAACGCCAGCCTCTACACGCTGGTGCACGCCGAGGATGTGGAGATCGCGCGGGACCTGCTGGCCCAGGCGCTGACCCGTCCGCGCCTGAGCATGGCCGCCGAGATGCGGCTGCGCCTTGCGGACGAGTCGTGGTGCTACTTCGAGGTCGTGGCGACGAACCTGTTGCGCGATCCGCGTGTGAACGGCATCGTCACCACTTTCCGCGACATCACCGAGCGCAAGGAGTTCGAGCAGGCCCTGCGCTACCAGGCGTTCCACGACTCGCTGACGGACCTGCCGAACCGAACCCTGTTTGTGGACCGTGTCGAGCGGGCGATGGCGCGGGCCCAGGCGGCCGGCCAGGAGGGCGGCGTCGCCGTGATGTTCCTGGATCTGGACAACTTCAAGGTCATCAACGACAGCCTGGGGCACGCCGTTGGCGACCAATTGTTGAACACCCTGGCCGAGCGCATCAAGGAGTGCCTGCGCCACGAGGATACGCTGGCTCGCCTGAGCGGCGACGAGTTCGCGATCCTGATCGAGGACGTGTGGACGGAGGACGGCGCGCGCCGCCTCGCCGAGCGGATCCAGGAGCAGATGGTCTCGCCGTTCATCTTGAACCGGCGGGAGGTCTTCGCCAGCCTGAGCATCGGCATCGTCGTGAGCGGCCCCTCGCACAGCCGCCCGGACGATCTGCTGCGCGACGCCGACCTGGCGATGTACCGCGCGAAGGCGAACGGCAAGGCCCGCTCGGAGGTCTTCGACCACACGATGAACGCTCAGGCCTCGGAGCGGCTGGCGCTGGAGACGGCGTTGCGGCGGGCCATCGAGCGGCAGGAGTTGCGGGTCTACTACCAGCCGCTGGTCCGCATCGACACGGCGGCGGTGGTGGGCTTCGAGGCGCTGGTGCGCTGGCAGCATCCGGATCGGGGGTTGATCTCCCCGGCCGAGTTCATCCCGCTGGCGGAAGAGACGGGGATGATCGTGCCGATTGGCGCGTGGGTGCTGGAGGAGGCCTGCCGGCAGGTCCAGGTGTGGCAGGAGGAGCGCTGCAACGGGCGCGGCCTGCTGCTGAGCGTGAACGTCTCGGCGCGACAGTTCCAGAGCCCGGACCTGGTGGAGACGGTGGCGTGGGTGCTGGAGGAGACGGGCTTCAACCCGACGCACCTGAAGCTGGAGCTGACCGAGAGCATGATGATGCACGACGTGGAGCGGACCATTCAGCGGCTGGACGAGCTGAAGGGCCTCTCGATCCAGCTGGTGGTGGACGACTTCGGGACGGGGTACTCGTCGCTGGCGTACCTGCGGCGCTTCCCGATCTCGGTGCTGAAGGTGGACAAGTCGTTCATCTGGCGGCTCGGGACGGACCCCGGCGACGACGCGATTGTGCGGTCCATCGTGACGCTGGCCGGCGACCTCGGCATGCAGGTGGTGGCGGAGGGGATCGAGACGGCGGAGCAGTTGGAAGCGTTGCGGGCGCTCCAGTGCGACTACGGGCAAGGCTACTATTTCAGCCCGCCGGTCCCGAGCCACCTGGCGGAGACGTTCGTCACGCCGAGCGCGGGCATCCTGCTGCCGGTGCCGCTGGCGCCCCGCACCGCCACCGCGGCTTCTGAGAACGCCGCCGCCGAGGATCTGGCGTCGTAG
- a CDS encoding sigma-70 family RNA polymerase sigma factor yields the protein MRAESVQPPSSLPVPGAAAHAADDGELVGRCLDGDDAAWHELIGRYARLVEAVIRRYHLPAEEAADAFQDVWVALWRSLASVRSQERLGPWLVTTAGRTAWDARKRLARRHESQQPDGALDIMVDPAADPEHDAIERETSLRVRAAFATLSPRCRKLLKALFFDETVSYAEIAQELGCSANSIGPIRGRCFRELRDALADR from the coding sequence ATGCGTGCAGAGTCCGTGCAGCCGCCATCCAGCCTGCCCGTCCCCGGCGCTGCCGCCCACGCCGCAGACGACGGCGAGCTGGTCGGACGCTGCCTCGACGGCGACGACGCCGCCTGGCACGAGCTGATCGGGCGGTACGCGCGGCTGGTCGAAGCGGTGATCCGCCGCTACCACCTGCCGGCCGAAGAGGCCGCCGACGCCTTCCAGGATGTCTGGGTCGCACTCTGGCGCAGTCTTGCGAGCGTCCGTTCGCAAGAACGCCTCGGGCCATGGCTCGTCACGACGGCCGGCCGAACCGCCTGGGACGCCCGCAAGCGGCTGGCGCGCCGCCACGAGAGCCAGCAGCCGGATGGCGCGCTCGACATCATGGTGGACCCGGCCGCGGACCCCGAGCACGACGCCATCGAGCGGGAGACCAGCCTGCGGGTGCGGGCGGCCTTCGCCACGCTCTCGCCGCGCTGCCGGAAGCTGCTCAAGGCCCTCTTCTTTGACGAGACCGTCTCCTACGCCGAGATCGCCCAGGAGCTGGGCTGCTCGGCCAACAGCATCGGACCGATCCGAGGAAGGTGTTTTCGGGAGTTGCGCGATGCCCTCGCTGACCGCTGA